A genomic stretch from Sporocytophaga myxococcoides DSM 11118 includes:
- a CDS encoding bestrophin family protein: MLLKKNIPIKYVLGKIKYELVFIVIYATIIGYLDSSLHLENISVSTGVPTILGTIISLLLAFRSNQAYDRWWEARVIWGAIVNDSRTLSRLISSFINDPEFSVEKHSFKEKFIKRQIAWCYCLGDSLRNQTNLNRIKPFLSEKELEYVSKHDNKPNALLYLHSQDVNRALEKGWVNAYQQVKIEHIITNLCDSMGKCERIKNTIFPTTYSMYINFTLWIFIILFPFALTSYFGLFEIPLMIAITAALLLVEKMAIHLQDPFENRPTDIPVTALANTIEKNLMQILSDDSTTAKAHVESFYVL, translated from the coding sequence ATGCTTCTAAAGAAAAATATTCCTATAAAATATGTATTGGGCAAGATCAAATATGAACTTGTCTTTATTGTTATCTACGCAACGATAATTGGTTACCTCGATTCATCATTGCACCTGGAAAACATTTCTGTATCTACCGGTGTACCTACAATTTTAGGTACCATTATTTCTTTACTCCTCGCCTTCCGATCAAACCAGGCATATGACAGATGGTGGGAAGCCAGAGTTATCTGGGGGGCGATCGTTAATGATTCAAGAACGCTTTCCAGACTGATATCTTCTTTTATAAACGATCCTGAGTTTTCAGTTGAAAAACATTCATTCAAAGAAAAGTTTATCAAGCGTCAGATTGCGTGGTGTTACTGCCTTGGAGACTCTTTGCGCAACCAGACAAATCTTAACCGGATAAAACCTTTCCTTTCTGAAAAGGAACTTGAATATGTTTCCAAACATGATAACAAGCCAAATGCACTGCTGTATCTTCATAGTCAGGATGTAAATCGTGCATTGGAAAAAGGTTGGGTCAATGCTTATCAACAGGTAAAAATAGAGCATATTATTACCAATTTATGTGACTCTATGGGTAAATGCGAAAGAATAAAGAATACCATCTTTCCTACTACTTATAGTATGTATATCAACTTTACCCTTTGGATATTCATTATACTGTTTCCATTTGCACTTACCAGCTACTTCGGCTTATTTGAGATTCCTCTAATGATCGCTATTACCGCAGCATTACTTCTTGTGGAAAAAATGGCAATCCACTTACAGGATCCTTTTGAAAACAGACCAACAGATATACCGGTAACAGCTTTGGCTAACACTATTGAAAAAAATCTTATGCAAATACTAAGTGATGATTCTACTACAGCAAAAGCTCATGTAGAATCTTTCTATGTATTATAA
- a CDS encoding sensor histidine kinase, which produces MTIRNKVIILYISLTAATLLLLSIFIFLFTSHFATRNFYTRLKARASIAAHKHMEEDLNAKPVYEEVRKKHLVPLTGEKEYLIRTDTIYSKAKRNVLSALPSTFLDDIIKTGYAEYKDGDDFFVGVYYKDQYPHYAVILTAIDQEGNELLSSLRNLLIIGFIACCVIILIAAILFSNQILNPIARIVKEVDQIRASNLHLRLEPGNGKDELSHLANIFNNMLDRLEASFEMQSHFVSNASHELRTPLTTILGESEIILKRPRSTEEYIQSLNTIALEASKLDQLITSLLKMSQLGFDGKKLITEKVQMDELLLAVKADLTRRIPDNQVSLEFSEMPENIEWISLSVNRMWMKLAIINIIHNAIKYSENQKVIVKLFANEKLLEISVTDSGIGIPAEDITHVFEPFYRGSNTTNFVGHGIGLPLSLKIIRLHHGKISINSEKDKGTTISIYFNREELSE; this is translated from the coding sequence ATGACCATACGTAATAAAGTTATTATTCTTTATATTTCTCTGACAGCAGCAACTTTGCTGTTGTTAAGTATTTTTATATTTTTATTTACATCTCATTTCGCGACCAGAAATTTTTATACAAGACTTAAGGCTAGAGCCTCCATAGCAGCGCACAAGCATATGGAGGAAGATTTAAATGCAAAACCTGTATATGAAGAAGTCCGCAAAAAACACCTTGTACCTTTGACAGGTGAAAAAGAATATTTAATTCGGACAGATACCATTTATTCCAAGGCAAAAAGAAACGTTTTAAGTGCTTTGCCTTCAACCTTTCTGGATGATATTATTAAAACAGGATATGCTGAATATAAAGACGGAGATGACTTTTTTGTTGGAGTTTATTATAAAGACCAATATCCTCATTATGCTGTAATACTTACTGCTATTGACCAGGAAGGAAATGAACTTCTTTCATCTCTGAGAAATTTACTTATTATAGGTTTCATAGCATGTTGTGTAATTATACTCATAGCAGCAATACTATTTTCAAATCAAATATTAAACCCTATAGCCCGAATTGTAAAAGAGGTTGATCAGATCCGTGCATCTAATCTGCACCTTCGCCTTGAGCCAGGAAATGGAAAGGACGAATTGTCTCACCTTGCAAATATCTTTAACAACATGCTTGACAGACTGGAAGCTTCTTTTGAAATGCAGAGCCATTTTGTAAGCAACGCTTCTCATGAATTAAGAACTCCACTTACAACAATATTAGGTGAGTCTGAGATCATCCTGAAAAGGCCCAGAAGTACTGAAGAATATATCCAATCTTTGAATACAATTGCATTGGAAGCAAGTAAACTGGACCAACTCATAACGAGCTTGTTAAAAATGTCTCAACTGGGCTTTGATGGTAAAAAGCTGATCACAGAAAAAGTTCAGATGGACGAGCTTTTACTTGCAGTAAAAGCAGATCTCACAAGAAGAATACCTGACAATCAGGTTAGCCTTGAATTTTCTGAAATGCCTGAAAACATTGAATGGATATCCCTTTCAGTAAATAGAATGTGGATGAAACTCGCAATCATCAACATTATTCACAATGCCATCAAATACTCTGAAAACCAAAAGGTAATTGTAAAACTTTTTGCTAACGAAAAGCTTCTTGAAATAAGCGTTACAGACTCTGGTATCGGAATACCAGCTGAAGATATCACCCATGTATTTGAGCCATTTTATAGGGGAAGCAATACAACAAATTTCGTAGGACATGGCATTGGCCTTCCCCTTTCCCTCAAGATTATCCGTCTGCATCATGGAAAAATTTCTATCAATTCAGAAAAGGATAAAGGAACAACTATTAGTATTTACTTTAATCGAGAAGAACTAAGTGAATAA
- a CDS encoding response regulator transcription factor, producing MKILIIEDEVNVASFIMRGFQEEGHSASIAMDGATGLQMMTDHAFDLVILDLMLPGINGMEVCRRIREDNTDVPIIMLTALGTTENVVSGLNAGADDYMIKPFKFSELLARIEAIKRRTQKNNPKNFILKFSNLEINTSNKTVKRGDEKITLTATEFKLLEYLMINQGRVLSRVSILENVWDINFDMNTNVVDVYINYLRKKIDKGFEEKLIHTVVGMGYVMRKDD from the coding sequence ATGAAAATTCTGATCATTGAAGATGAAGTAAATGTCGCTTCTTTTATTATGAGAGGCTTTCAGGAAGAAGGACATTCCGCAAGCATAGCTATGGACGGAGCTACCGGTCTTCAGATGATGACTGATCACGCATTTGACCTGGTTATACTTGATCTTATGCTTCCCGGTATCAATGGGATGGAGGTTTGCAGACGAATAAGAGAGGACAATACCGATGTACCTATCATAATGCTAACAGCACTTGGAACTACTGAAAACGTAGTATCCGGCCTTAATGCAGGCGCTGATGACTATATGATAAAACCATTTAAATTTTCCGAGCTGTTGGCACGAATAGAAGCGATTAAAAGGAGAACCCAGAAAAACAATCCCAAAAACTTCATATTAAAGTTTTCCAATTTGGAAATAAACACCTCCAATAAAACTGTCAAAAGAGGAGATGAAAAAATAACACTCACAGCCACAGAATTTAAACTTCTGGAATATCTCATGATAAACCAGGGAAGAGTATTATCAAGGGTAAGCATACTTGAAAATGTTTGGGATATTAATTTTGACATGAATACTAATGTGGTGGATGTTTACATTAACTATTTAAGAAAAAAAATAGACAAAGGGTTCGAAGAAAAATTGATACACACTGTAGTTGGTATGGGCTATGTTATGAGAAAAGACGACTAA
- a CDS encoding ATP-binding protein translates to MTTQTEVIRRNYAALNMDISWLESVLDLRISFQVFEGDLLSLVPAPEVLVGDIYSSIIEKCNLSPAERLILVLSLSPFLKPELSNRFLSVKNQLEMIPSEIGGTLGKAYRGFIPTIQTALYLLAGRQGNALDWLYLFNPEEKLSAFHLISLYAAQTDEPFTSQLLNPSKEIIDCLINGKALEPHYSPDFPAEKISTSLEWNDLVLNKETQDQVEDILDWVRFEKQLLSNKDYARKTMPGYRALFAGPPGTGKTLTASLIGKVTGRETYKIDLSMIVSKYVGETEKNLSKIFSRAQGQNWILFFDEADALFGKRSETKDAHDRYANQEVAYLLQRVEQYDGLVILASNYKKNIDQAFYRRLQSIVSFSLPDYSERLLLWEKTKPEGFVYDEGVDLNNLAERYKICGGSVTNVLRHCCLKAVSRSSNKIMSKDLLTGINREFAKEGKAGV, encoded by the coding sequence ATGACAACGCAAACTGAGGTTATCCGGCGGAATTATGCAGCTTTAAATATGGATATCTCCTGGCTGGAATCTGTTCTTGATCTGAGAATTTCATTCCAGGTTTTTGAAGGGGATTTGCTCTCTCTAGTCCCGGCTCCCGAAGTGTTGGTAGGAGATATCTATAGTTCCATTATTGAAAAATGTAATCTTTCACCGGCAGAAAGGCTGATACTTGTATTGAGTCTTAGTCCATTTTTAAAGCCGGAATTAAGCAATAGATTTCTTTCCGTAAAAAATCAGCTGGAAATGATACCATCAGAAATAGGTGGTACTCTTGGCAAGGCTTACAGAGGCTTTATACCTACAATACAAACTGCACTTTATCTGCTTGCTGGTAGACAGGGAAATGCACTTGATTGGTTGTATTTGTTTAATCCGGAAGAGAAATTGAGCGCATTTCACCTTATTTCTCTTTATGCAGCCCAGACTGATGAGCCTTTCACAAGCCAGTTACTAAATCCTTCAAAGGAAATCATAGATTGTCTGATTAATGGGAAGGCACTGGAACCTCACTATTCACCTGATTTTCCTGCTGAAAAAATATCAACTTCACTGGAATGGAATGATCTGGTGTTAAATAAGGAAACACAGGATCAGGTTGAAGATATTCTTGATTGGGTTCGTTTTGAAAAACAGTTGTTAAGTAATAAAGACTATGCCCGAAAGACAATGCCTGGTTATAGGGCATTATTTGCAGGGCCTCCCGGAACAGGAAAAACTCTAACAGCTTCCTTAATCGGAAAAGTTACAGGAAGGGAAACTTATAAGATAGATCTATCTATGATCGTATCAAAGTATGTAGGAGAGACAGAAAAAAATCTTTCAAAAATTTTTAGCAGAGCACAAGGACAAAATTGGATCCTTTTTTTTGATGAAGCTGATGCATTATTTGGTAAAAGATCAGAAACGAAAGATGCTCATGACAGATATGCGAATCAAGAGGTAGCATACTTACTTCAACGTGTGGAGCAATATGATGGACTTGTTATACTAGCCAGCAATTACAAAAAAAATATTGATCAGGCATTTTATAGAAGACTTCAATCAATTGTGAGCTTTTCCTTGCCTGACTATTCAGAACGGTTGCTGTTGTGGGAAAAAACAAAACCAGAGGGGTTTGTTTATGATGAAGGTGTAGACCTGAATAATCTTGCAGAACGTTATAAAATTTGCGGAGGATCTGTAACAAATGTATTGCGCCATTGCTGTCTCAAGGCTGTCTCAAGAAGCTCAAATAAAATAATGTCTAAAGATTTACTGACTGGTATAAACAGAGAATTTGCAAAAGAGGGTAAAGCAGGTGTTTAA
- a CDS encoding DUF1801 domain-containing protein: MIKDQGVQIYFNSLPEDRKVAMTELRDVIVNNLPKGFEEVISYGMPGYVVPHSLFPQGYHCDPKLPLPFISIASQKNFIALYHMGIYADDTLLKWFIDEYAKVNKTKLDMGKSCVRFKKIEQIPFKLIGELVSKMTPEAWINLYKQKLIRS; the protein is encoded by the coding sequence ATGATAAAAGATCAAGGAGTACAAATTTATTTCAATTCATTGCCAGAAGATCGAAAGGTAGCAATGACAGAACTTAGGGATGTTATAGTCAATAATCTACCCAAAGGTTTTGAAGAAGTAATAAGTTATGGGATGCCAGGTTACGTAGTTCCGCATTCTTTATTTCCACAGGGATACCATTGTGATCCTAAATTACCACTACCTTTTATCAGTATAGCTTCCCAGAAAAACTTTATAGCTCTCTATCATATGGGTATTTATGCAGATGATACTTTGTTGAAATGGTTTATTGATGAATATGCAAAAGTAAACAAAACAAAGCTGGATATGGGTAAAAGCTGTGTCAGGTTTAAAAAGATAGAGCAGATACCCTTTAAGCTAATAGGGGAGCTTGTTTCTAAAATGACTCCAGAGGCATGGATAAATCTTTATAAGCAAAAGTTAATTCGGTCATAA
- a CDS encoding Rieske 2Fe-2S domain-containing protein, with amino-acid sequence MKKHNCEESDILRFPHPVLKSSSLKKKIKEVTVNGKKYVLYRDNNGKPVAFPIACPHRGALLSKGKINKEGELVCAYHAWRINASGQAQSPSVPNKTCEVHSLKTWDKYGFIWIANQNTPDDTFPEFMQPGYEFIDKFSSHFNAPVKVALDNFGEIEHAFKVHTFIGPSSNDLNTVDFKVKIEEEQTYGFLDCKYRNLPMFLSSFFGIKKGDHYHNDWIFKFRPLHGSYKNYWTDKHKTTERAVSFIITSFLVPVNANETKIQVFVQMAIKNKWLKLLKPVLKLSTILITRYEIWADAGIAKFAAEDPEDGTNWKLTYLDKQIMPNRKLMEKLYFQKEYKKVLTEEEIEH; translated from the coding sequence ATGAAAAAACATAATTGCGAAGAGTCTGATATACTTAGATTCCCTCATCCTGTACTAAAATCTTCTTCATTAAAGAAAAAGATAAAAGAGGTAACAGTGAATGGAAAAAAATATGTACTCTATAGAGACAACAATGGTAAACCTGTTGCATTTCCCATAGCATGTCCACACCGGGGAGCTCTATTATCTAAAGGCAAAATAAATAAAGAAGGAGAACTTGTATGTGCCTATCATGCCTGGAGGATCAATGCATCAGGACAAGCTCAGAGTCCTTCCGTACCAAACAAAACCTGCGAAGTACATAGCTTAAAGACCTGGGATAAATATGGCTTTATCTGGATTGCTAACCAGAACACACCTGATGACACATTTCCTGAGTTTATGCAACCTGGATATGAATTTATAGATAAATTTTCTTCTCACTTTAATGCTCCTGTAAAAGTTGCACTTGATAACTTTGGTGAAATTGAGCATGCGTTTAAAGTACATACTTTTATTGGTCCCAGTTCTAATGATCTTAATACAGTAGACTTCAAGGTTAAAATTGAAGAAGAACAGACCTATGGTTTTCTCGACTGTAAATACAGAAACTTGCCCATGTTTCTAAGTTCATTTTTCGGGATAAAAAAAGGCGATCACTATCACAATGATTGGATATTCAAGTTCAGGCCGTTGCATGGATCATACAAAAACTATTGGACTGATAAACACAAAACAACTGAACGGGCTGTTTCCTTTATTATAACCAGCTTTCTTGTCCCTGTTAATGCTAATGAGACAAAAATTCAAGTCTTTGTGCAAATGGCCATTAAAAACAAATGGTTAAAACTCCTGAAGCCCGTTTTAAAATTATCCACGATACTTATAACCAGATATGAAATTTGGGCTGATGCAGGTATTGCCAAATTTGCTGCTGAAGATCCTGAAGACGGAACCAATTGGAAACTCACCTATCTTGACAAACAAATTATGCCTAATAGAAAATTAATGGAGAAATTATATTTCCAAAAAGAGTATAAAAAAGTATTAACAGAAGAAGAAATTGAACATTAA
- a CDS encoding class I SAM-dependent methyltransferase, with translation MNKQKNNAIRSAETVAALRAATAKEEDILIQCEDYLAKFFIGFKYRLITSIKPQWLLQKIIEAMSPGSYCFAIIRTKFFDEILLKEISGDIEQVVILGAGYDTRGIRFKIHLKKIKVFEVDFPGTQRNKRKKLVHLPEEIPSNIHFIPLDFNERPFHEALMEAGFSKNKRTLFLWEGVSYYLPEKVVVQVLSFISQCAIGSSIVFDYATKDFVNGDHSTHGGKEIAKWLKKIKEPFLFGLNADEISSFLSKINLSVITDCGPEEQENMYLRNRKGKIIGQTLGHVRMVHARISYK, from the coding sequence ATGAATAAACAAAAAAACAATGCAATCCGCTCTGCGGAAACCGTGGCTGCACTCAGAGCAGCCACGGCTAAAGAAGAGGATATTCTAATCCAGTGCGAAGATTACCTTGCAAAATTTTTCATTGGATTTAAGTACCGTCTTATTACAAGCATAAAACCTCAATGGCTTCTCCAAAAGATAATTGAAGCGATGTCTCCCGGGAGTTATTGTTTCGCTATCATCAGAACTAAGTTCTTTGACGAAATCCTTCTCAAGGAAATTTCCGGAGATATAGAACAAGTAGTGATACTAGGTGCAGGATATGATACAAGAGGAATAAGATTTAAAATACATCTCAAGAAAATAAAAGTATTTGAAGTTGACTTTCCCGGAACTCAGAGGAATAAAAGAAAGAAGTTGGTTCACCTTCCTGAAGAAATTCCTTCTAATATTCATTTTATTCCATTAGACTTTAATGAAAGGCCTTTTCATGAAGCTTTAATGGAAGCTGGATTCTCCAAAAATAAACGTACTCTTTTTTTGTGGGAAGGAGTTTCTTATTATCTGCCTGAAAAGGTCGTTGTACAAGTTCTCAGCTTTATATCTCAATGCGCGATCGGAAGTTCTATCGTGTTCGACTATGCTACAAAAGACTTCGTAAATGGTGACCACAGTACCCATGGAGGAAAAGAAATCGCTAAATGGCTGAAAAAAATTAAAGAACCATTTTTATTTGGCCTGAATGCGGATGAAATAAGTTCATTCTTATCCAAAATAAACTTGTCTGTAATAACTGATTGCGGACCAGAGGAGCAAGAGAATATGTATCTGAGAAACAGGAAAGGAAAGATTATAGGCCAGACACTTGGACATGTAAGAATGGTCCATGCTAGAATTTCTTATAAATAA
- a CDS encoding FcoT family thioesterase encodes MTTALNNTYKSETPTIEISPDFLDLILKPYRNHAKYLHEAEITHFLEKLEPNSTSSLITARGKFSIPESCYIDDTGHFNAVEFNICFNQLAYVMFGKCLQKGIFQRLIPIWESKIKLDYDIFLKQQLSSMLIVKIEGKFLKQLDSDGFYGEISIDKVISSNDAHFAYTTVSFSDEDGVKCKGSVVLAFNPIHE; translated from the coding sequence ATGACAACTGCCCTAAATAACACTTATAAAAGCGAAACTCCGACAATAGAAATTTCACCCGATTTTCTTGATCTTATATTAAAGCCTTATAGAAATCATGCTAAATATCTGCATGAAGCTGAGATCACTCATTTCCTGGAAAAGCTGGAGCCTAATTCTACCTCCAGCTTAATCACTGCCAGAGGAAAATTCTCAATCCCTGAAAGCTGTTACATTGATGATACAGGACATTTCAATGCAGTCGAGTTCAATATTTGTTTTAATCAGCTAGCATATGTAATGTTTGGAAAATGCCTTCAGAAAGGGATCTTTCAAAGGCTCATACCAATCTGGGAAAGTAAAATAAAACTTGACTATGACATCTTCCTTAAACAGCAGCTTTCCTCAATGCTCATAGTAAAGATCGAAGGAAAATTCCTAAAACAGCTTGACAGCGATGGCTTTTATGGAGAGATATCAATTGATAAGGTCATTTCCTCTAATGATGCTCACTTCGCTTACACGACTGTCTCCTTCTCAGATGAAGATGGTGTTAAATGCAAAGGTTCTGTCGTACTTGCCTTCAATCCGATTCATGAATAA
- a CDS encoding TauD/TfdA dioxygenase family protein, giving the protein MKTEKIAIGCNIHGVDVNNISDAEISTLQNELYKNRIIILKNQNISDEAYCNFATRFGTPIPYLQENYHHPKFPLIFVSSNVKKDGKQIGVPRTGGYWHSDTSFEKDPKVLTMLLPKVLPSTVKRTTKFIDMNAVYKSLPKNLLNEIEGEEFIHSGRWKYKIRPEDAGIDISEMLEMIDFYAPPVNHPAILEHPYTKEKIVYATRGFTVGIKNKSLDDSQRILNEIFDFAETDQFIREVTWSLGDLIIWDNRFLAHCSGRKKAITENIHEDVKKEEETMMYRITLKDAFPLCASQLHEDVTTLQN; this is encoded by the coding sequence ATGAAAACAGAAAAAATTGCTATCGGCTGTAATATACACGGCGTTGACGTAAACAACATTTCAGATGCTGAAATCAGTACATTGCAAAATGAGCTTTACAAAAACAGAATCATCATTCTGAAGAATCAGAATATTTCTGATGAAGCTTATTGCAACTTTGCTACTAGGTTTGGTACTCCAATACCCTATCTGCAGGAGAACTATCATCACCCAAAATTCCCACTGATATTCGTATCATCAAATGTAAAGAAAGATGGAAAACAGATAGGAGTACCTCGTACCGGTGGCTATTGGCACTCTGATACTTCATTTGAAAAGGATCCGAAAGTACTTACTATGTTACTTCCTAAGGTACTTCCATCAACTGTTAAAAGAACAACTAAGTTCATTGACATGAACGCAGTATACAAATCACTTCCAAAGAATCTTCTTAATGAAATAGAAGGTGAAGAATTTATCCATAGCGGCAGATGGAAATATAAAATCCGCCCTGAAGATGCAGGTATCGATATCTCTGAAATGCTGGAAATGATTGACTTCTATGCCCCACCAGTTAATCATCCTGCCATACTTGAACATCCATATACTAAAGAAAAAATTGTATATGCTACAAGAGGCTTTACTGTAGGAATTAAAAACAAGTCTTTGGATGATTCTCAAAGGATACTAAACGAAATATTTGATTTTGCTGAAACAGATCAGTTTATCAGAGAAGTTACCTGGTCTCTCGGTGATCTTATTATATGGGATAATCGCTTTCTTGCTCACTGTTCAGGACGAAAAAAAGCCATCACTGAAAACATTCACGAAGATGTGAAGAAAGAAGAAGAAACTATGATGTACAGAATTACTTTAAAGGATGCATTTCCTTTGTGTGCCTCTCAACTCCATGAAGATGTAACAACATTACAAAACTGA